From Triticum urartu cultivar G1812 chromosome 2, Tu2.1, whole genome shotgun sequence, a single genomic window includes:
- the LOC125540109 gene encoding haloalkane dehalogenase translates to MSGCPCSTSASASSPLSLLPPSSSVPAASRRSTVAFSSSRGPRRGARAIVAASSGSKDEKAEAGEEEEGEPAFNPFGFVTDNPSSRSAIQLPASPAQDGNVGQMLYRTEDKGREYGKSVRSGEFRWFVRQTGSPDSRRGTIMFLHGAPTQSFSYRTVMAQMADAGYHCFAPDWIGFGFSEMPQPGYGFDFKEEEFHKAFDELLVTLNITEPFFLVVQGFLVGSYGLTWALKNSNKLLKVAILNSPLTVSSPVPGVFKQLRFPLVGEFTCQNAILAERFIEAGSPYVLKSEKADVYRLPYLSSGAPGFALLEAARKANFQDVLSRISAGFSSDSWDKPILLAWGESDKYLPLSIAEEFKKNNPSVVKLKPIEGAGHMPQEDWPEKVVTALNSFLY, encoded by the exons atgtccggctgCCCCTgctccacctccgcctccgcctcctctCCACTCTCCCTCCTGCCCCCTTCCAGCTCCGTCCCCGCCGCTTCCAGGCGCAGCACCGTCGCCTTCTCCTCCTCGCGCGGCCCACGGAGAGGCGCGCGCGCGATAGTCGCGGCGAGCAGCGGCAGCAAGGACGAGAAGGCCGAggcgggggaggaggaggagggggagccgGCGTTCAACCCGTTCGGGTTCGTCACGGACAACCCGTCCAGCCGCAGCGCCATCCAGCTGCCCGCGTCGCCCGCCCAGGACGGCAATGTCGGCCAGATGCTCTAC AGGACGGAGGACAAAGGGAGGGAGTACGGCAAGAGCGTGAGATCAGGGGAGTTTCGATGGTTCGTGAGGCAAACAG GTTCTCCTGATTCACGGCGTGGGACTATTATGTTTCTTCACGGTGCTCCAACTCAGTCATTTAGTTATCGCACGGTTATGGCTCAG ATGGCAGATGCTGGCTACCATTGCTTTGCTCCTGACTGGATAGGATTTGGGTTCAGTGAGATGCCACAGCCTGGATATGGATTCGATTTCAAAG AAGAGGAGTTCCACAAGGCATTTGATGAACTTCTTGTTACTCTAAATATCACTGAACCATTCTTCTTAGTTGTCCAG GGATTTCTTGTGGGTTCTTATGGTCTGACATGGGCATTGAAGAACTCGAACAAACTTCTTAAGGTAGCAATCCTTAACAGCCCACTTACTGTTTCTTCTCCAGTGCCTGGAGTCTTTAAGCAGCTCAG GTTTCCACTTGTGGGCGAATTTACCTGCCAAAATGCTATCCTGGCTGAGAGATTCATTGAAGCAGGTAGCCC GTATGTGCTGAAGTCAGAGAAGGCCGACGTATACAGATTGCCGTATCTATCAAGTGGAGCACCTGGATTTG CATTACTTGAAGCTGCCAGGAAGGCCAATTTTCAAGATGTATTAAGCAGAATTTCGGCTGGATTTTCATCCGACAG CTGGGACAAACCAATATTGCTGGCATGGGGGGAGTCGGACAAGTACCTACCGCTCTCGATAGCCGAGGAGTTCAAGAAAAACAATCCATCAGTGGTGAAACTGAAACCCATCGAAGGAGCTGGTCACATGCCGCAAGAGGACTG GCCAGAGAAGGTGGTGACGGCCCTGAATTCCTTCCTGTATTAG
- the LOC125540110 gene encoding 36.4 kDa proline-rich protein-like produces the protein MESTKISALLVLAMLALSSPTVVLACSPASGCGSGTPSSGTPSAGGVSIPPVGGIVGTVTPIIGGAVPTVGGVVGKVTPVIGGVVGKVTPVVGGAVPTVGGVVGKVTPVVGGAVPTVGGVVGKVTPVAGGVVAPVVGTVGGVVGKVPVVSGAVPAAGGVVSPVVGTVGGVVGGVPVVGGVVTPVIGVVAPIIGGSPSPKTRHGGRKACPPSPPTPTPSPPTPAPTPPTPTPSPTPSSDTCPIDTLKLGVCLDLLGNELHIGDASVKCCPLVEGIAGLTAAACLCTAIKAKVLNLALYVPLALQLLVNDCGCAVPPGYTCA, from the coding sequence ATGGAGTCCACGAAGATCTCCGCGCTGCTGGTGCTCGCCATGCTGGCGCTCTCCTCGCCCACCGTCGTGCTCGCGTGCTCCCCCGCCTCCGGGTGCGGCAGCGGCACCCCGTCGAGCGGCACGCCCTCGGCCGGCGGCGTCAGCATACCCCCGGTCGGCGGTATCGTTGGCACCGTCACTCCGATCATCGGCGGCGCCGTCCCCACCGTCGGCGGTGTCGTCGGCAAAGTCACCCCGGTCATCGGCGGTGTCGTCGGCAAAGTCACCCCAGTCGTCGGCGGCGCCGTCCCCACCGTGGGCGGTGTCGTCGGCAAAGTCACCCCAGTCGTCGGCGGCGCCGTCCCCACCGTGGGCGGTGTCGTCGGCAAAGTCACCCCAGTCGCCGGCGGCGTGGTTGCTCCTGTTGTCGGCACCGTAGGCGGCGTCGTCGGCAAAGTCCCCGTCGTCAGCGGCGCCGTCCCTGCCGCCGGTGGCGTGGTCTCTCCAGTCGTCGGCACCGTAGGCGGCGTGGTTGGCGGCGTCCCCGTCGTCGGGGGAGTTGTCACTCCCGTCATCGGCGTCGTGGCTCCCATCATCGGGGGCTCCCCGTCCCCCAAGACCCGCCACGGCGGACGCAAGGCGTGTCCTCCCTCGCCCCCGACCCCCACCCCGTCTCCCCCGACCCCGGCGCCGACTCCGCCGACGCCCACGCCTAGCCCCACGCCCTCCTCCGACACGTGCCCGATCGACACGCTGAAGCTGGGCGTGTGCCTGGACCTGCTCGGCAACGAGCTGCACATCGGCGACGCCAGCGTCAAGTGCTGCCCGCTCGTGGAGGGCATCGCCGGGCTCACCGCCGCGGCGTGCCTCTGCACGGCCATCAAGGCCAAGGTGCTCAACCTCGCCCTCTACGTGCCGCTCGCCCTCCAGCTGCTCGTCAACGACTGCGGCTGCGCCGTGCCCCCGGGCTACACCTGCGCCTGA
- the LOC125534342 gene encoding putative lipid-binding protein AIR1 — translation MARLGITASVLALLLAAATFSSAAGLPTAGGAPRRVLWSKGVPADPFCPWEAVKFGACAAVLGLADAQAGAQLGSECCQLVGSLAATEAAACLCVAAKEGVLGLVSAEWSVGVELLASACKTEIPDGFKCV, via the coding sequence ATGGCCCGCCTCGGCATCACCGCGTCAGTCCTCGCACTCCTCCTCGCAGCGGCGACGTTCTCCTCAGCCGCCGGTTTACCCACGGCCGGCGGCGCGCCACGTAGGGTGCTGTGGAGCAAGGGCGTCCCGGCCGACCCGTTCTGCCCGTGGGAGGCCGTCAAGTTCGGCGCGTGCGCGGCGGTGCTCGGCCTCGCGGACGCGCAGGCCGGCGCGCAGCTCGGGAGCGAGTGCTGCCAGCTCGTGGGCAGTCTCGCCGCGACGGAGGCCGCCGCGTGCCTCTGCGTCGCCGCCAAGGAGGGCGTGCTCGGCCTCGTCTCCGCCGAGTGGTCCGTCGGCGTCGAGCTCCTCGCCAGCGCCTGCAAGACGGAGATCCCCGACGGCTTCAAGTGCGTGTGA